In the genome of Mangifera indica cultivar Alphonso chromosome 9, CATAS_Mindica_2.1, whole genome shotgun sequence, the window TTAGTTTTTGGTGACTGCAGTTTCCATTATGATGTTACATTGATGTTTCCATAGAAGGGACAAAAAAGATGGCAGAAGTTGGAATCTCATCATCtttaaaacacaattttctGCTATCTTTTCGGTATCAAATCTGCATActgttcaaacaaaaattaagtaatttatttctaaaattcatCTTAGAATAGCATATTGGAAAAAAGAGCAAAATATGCAATGCAAAAAATGGTACCTTTCTCCTGAGATGGAGGTTGAACAATGACATGCATGGTTGTAACACTACCCGGAATATCACATAGGGGACTCTGGCACTCCCCCAGTGTTCTGTTGTTCTCCAATATCTTTCCTGCGCTTATAATCTTCACATCTTTCACTGTTCTTGGACCATTCTCCTTTTCTGTCCAAATAGATAAATGCATACATTCTTAAAGATCATGTTAATTAACAAAGGAACAGAAGTCACAGAGGAGATCTTTTAATAAGCAATAAGAAGACAAATGCAACCACATGGCAATCAATACCTGAATAATTCTAAGGCTTACAATCTGTTCAAGGTCATATGTTTATCACAAGATTGACAGTTCTAGAATTAGTTTAATGGAttgcttattaattttttacaaatttttgcCAAAACTGTTACTGAGTTGTTGATGGACTAAGACCAAGGACAAGCTGCAATGAAAGATGATTTCCAGACTTTCACGGTATCTAACTTCTACATCAGCTCAACCAGGTATAGAGAGAGAATTGGACCACATTTCAAGTGAGTGGCAACTAAAGGAATATACTGCATGTCtttgataaaaagaaatatattacaAAGTTTGACTCTCTTAATTTTggtgcaaaaataaataaaggacaTATTTTAGTCCCCAGATGAACCAATTATTGCAGGTGAATTGTCCTGAATTTGGATCCAGTTACAACACAACAAAAACAAGATAGCAAACAACTTAAAAGCATGTTCATTTAACTGATACTAAATTAATCACAATGCATTATTTGAGACTACATGGACGAGACAACATCACTAGGAGAATGAAAAATGTGATATTTCAGCTGTGGTTAACAGTGTTAGACTAGAGTACAACCTATGCGTAGCGGGAAGAGAAACGGAGAGGCTATGGTTCTGTCTCTCCTCCTGCTACACAGCTTGTACTCTAGTCTAACATGGTTTAACCACAGCTGTGGTTAACAGTGTTAGACTAGAGTAAAACCTATGCGCAGCAGGAAGAGAAACGGAGAGGCTATGGTTCTGTCTCTCCTCCTGCTACACAGCTTGTACTCTAGTCTAACATGGTTTAACCACAGCTGAAAGCCTGAAACATCACATTTTTCATTCTCAACAGATCACATAAGAATGAAAATTACTTGATGATGTTTCATATATTCTTTGAGACAAGTTTCTACTACTCTTCCACAAAGTTCACAGCTAGTTCTTTTGATTGTCTTGAAAAGATCATGCatatccaagaatttcaccaaGAAACCTTACTAAATTTTGACATTAAATTGGCGGCAAAGGTACTTGACAACAGCTCTGCAAAAGATGGTCATGTTCATTCAAATGATATGTGACTAATTAAACCAACACAAAGAATCAATTCCATAGGAGTTTCTCTAagtatatatcaaaattttgtaattttaacaaCAATATGTCATCTGATTTCTCTCCGCAAGTGTTTATGCCTAACCATAGTTAACAATGAAACATTTACCAAAGAAGAAACTCGATGGAAAAGTAGCTACAAATGTTAAACTTTGCCAACCCTGATAAACTTGGAATTTAAGCAAAACACACCCAACTAACCTTTAGGCCATTGAGCAAGAATGCTCTCCTTCAAGGTTGCCACGCTTGTAGCAGTAGGAAAGCTCTTGGGACCGATATCCGACCCATCGGTCAACCGAAACTTGATCTCTAACTGATCTTGTACACCCGCCATCTAAAACCTCTTCTGATTGACGGCAAGAAGAATCTCTGAGACTTAAAACTCCAGGATCCTCACTGAAGCTTTCTCCTAAcgaatttatcaataaatataccGACAAGGTTCACTATGAGTAATCAGTAATCACAGAAGTCCTCGAATCAAGTCCTGAATTTTACAGATTGATCAAAATTCTCACTTTAGTATTCTTTAAGTATGAATATAAatcacacacacaaaaaaaaaaaaatcaacaatctTAGAAGTGGAAATTAAtacaagaaaggaaaaatagttataataaaGACGTGAATTTCTGATTTCTaggcaataaaaaataacatcattatcCCCAATGAGGATAATCCATATAAATCCCaccagaaaaatgaaattaagaaCCAAAAATACACAAAAGTACAGGGTTTTAAACAGCAAAATCCTCAACTGGGTCACCtccaaaacaatcaaaaacccAAAGCAACCACTGAAAAGAATCCAAAAACCTTGATGGGTTATCTTACTTGCCTCCGGAACTGATCTGGGTCACTCTGTTTTTATCAAACTGAGGAAGCAGacgagaagaagaaagaagaaagaaaggtgatgtcttttcaataatattaattaaaagaaaaaataaaacgaAGAGATAAAATAAGTTGCTTGAGAGGGGGCAGTTTGAGAGTTTTCAAAGTCTGCTAAATCTAAGGTCAATGCTACCATTTTTTCTTGCCTTCTCCTTCCAATCTCCTGAGGCTATGGAAGTGGAcaaattttactcttttatttcttttaagaCTGTTAAACTCTCTTCCTAACTTCCACTCTCCAACCTCACAAACGACCTCGTATTATGTGTGTCACTTACACAAATTCACTTGTGATCTGAAATCGTCACCGTTCACTTCTCTCATCATATCATATCCCACCAATCATCACTCTTTATAAGACGTTTAGTTTGGGTATAAATGAGTACtctgtttgataaaatttggtatatataaataattattatatttggttaaaaataataaaatattactaataaattattttacttaaatacccttgaatataattatttttaaatatttttatattatttatcatattaattaaaaataaatttatttttatctcaaaaattaataaataataatataattataataaaatcaagattatcttagtaacctttaaatatttaaggtgaagataataatcaaattaccatctatattacctgtcacgtcaacattaataatagaagattactttaatcttttattactgacaaaccaaacaagaaaataaaagatagattactaaagtaatcttaaaaaactgaaatcaAACACTCCCTTAATGTGTGACCCAGTAACCATACCGACTCCTTATAGCTTTGTGAGTGTTCCAACCGTTCCCATAGTTAATAACTCACCAATTGAAAATTTccataaaaatatctaaaaatctttttaatgGGATGAAATACTTTCTTATGAGTCAAAGGATTGATGTGTGGATCGACCTTTTAATCggatttaatatgtttttagtCATATGATGTTGATATAGATTAAAAGTTGTTTTAGTTattgtttgaaattgatttgATACTGATTCTCAATTAGATTAGTTGATTggttcaaattttaaaacactgattataaatactattaaaattatacaatttcataattaaataataaaaatatgtaaatttgtaaaatagtGATATTCTAGACTTACCCATGTTGTTAATAGGTTAGAtgaatatttttcatctaaggtttaatgtaaattttacttttcatttattaactatcaaaaatttaaatatttatccgtttattaaattttattgttattgtcaaaagtaaaatcgttatttaaagattttattaaaaagaaaaaaattatctcatttttttttaccttagtTTTAAAAGCTCATAATTCCTTTTAccatcatatttttcaaatctaaaaattgatttttttctcccAAGTCTAGATTCACAACCTCCATATTTTTACCGTTCACAATTGCCTCTACAACTTtctgaaaaatctcaatttcaacctcttttttattttcaaatttttacacATTTTAGCGACCTTCTCCAACCGACTTCTCTGCTCGAGACCATGCCTCCCTTCCTCTTCGATGTTAGCCAGGCCTCTCTCTCTGATTGAGTCTCTTTCCTTCAATGAGATCACGATGCAATAGGTCTCTCTGTCATAGTGCAACTTTCGGCCATCGCTGGCATTGTACGTTGCTCACGTTTCTTCGTTGGCTCTTGATCCTTCATCAATGCGTTTCCTTGACAATAAAGATGAAGTCTTCGGTTTTGACAAAGACATCGGTTGAAAGAGAAATGGGAGGGAGATGGACACTGACATCTTAGACTTGGTACAAGAGACACCAGAGACAGAAAGAAAAGGTCGTCAATAGTAATCTAGAAACTAAATCTAAAGTGGGTTGAAACTgagatttttcataaaattaggGGGGCAACtgtgaatgaaaaaaatatgaagtttgCAAACTTAGACTTAAGGGgggaaaaattagtttttaaacttgaaaaatattagggtAAGGGGAAATtgtgaattttcaaaactaaaataaataaataaaagataaatttttttctttaaatagcgattttacctctaacaataacaataaaatttaacagacgaataaatatttaaattttcaataattaatggATAAAAAGTTAGGTTCGCATCAAACtttagatgagaaatagtcgtttggccttgttAGTATTATAAAATGGTCAAGTTCAAAATTGAATGAAGTTTACATCCTAAAAATTGGTTTGAATTCTATTAGGGATTTATGCTAtctttaatgaatatatatatttcatgcactaataatgaatataaatactAATACAGGTACTAAATTTTGCATTACACTATCATCATGAATGTTAACAAACCCCGAAGTGACAAAAACCAAGTACAATTTCTTTGGCTCGAGCTCTTTAATTTCAAGCAAATACAATGAACATATTTCTTCCATCTTGTGCTTTGAAAGAATCAATTGTAGCTTACATAATTGCCACTAAATACCCCTAAACCTGTCTtaatcattcaatcattttattgaCAAGAAGAGGTGaatcatatttttgttattagaGAAGCAAAATGCCAAAGAGGTCCGATCAAATGTGGGTTCAGAACATTAGGAATATGTCAAGAATGAAACCTCTTTGCCTTGAAACATCAGAATTTCCAATCTAGCCTATGGatgccaaaaattaaaaagaaaaaaaaggtgtTAAATTCTAAATGGATTTCTTGTTATCATCAACTAAGCAAATTCCAAGAAAAAGAGGAATCTTTCTTTATACCATCTTgctaataaattttcttagaGATTCTATTCCCAAGACATAAACAAAGTAAGTTACAGAATGGCCAATGGTGGAGGAGGacgaaaaaaatgttttcaagaaaatgaattatCTGCACATTTGAAATGTGTATCAGGAATAGTACATAACAAATACCAGTATGTAATGTAACCTAATAACAGTTCCCCAATTGAATGGGACCTGAAACAAAGCAATCTTCCATGACCTACTCCTAGAATTCACCATGATACCAAAAATCAAATGGGAGGTACTAACAAAAAATACAGCACCAGTAaccaaaaaaatagtaaaaataataaagggaGAAAAAATGTTTATGGACTTCATGGGGGAGCATAACTGAAAACCTTTCCTAGCGTTCCTCATCCCATCATCGATCAATCAATATGAAGACATCAACATAAGCAGTGTATTGTGTATTTCAGTTTTATTCCAAATTATGGGCCAAGTAACCAAGCAAGATCCCTAGCAGGAATACCGGTAACAGTATCCCTTTCCCAAGCAAAGAATTAACCACGGATTTGTATAATACAGAATCAAAGAATGAAACTCAATATCCGTCTAGCGACGCACGTCCAGTCCTGCAATAGTATGGGGTGACTGCAATATCTGAACCTGGAAGGTATTGCCACTTTCAGCCAATTTTTTCAACCTGACTTCTCATTTATAACCTTGAAAGAATGAgacaaaaaaatgtatttaaacCCATATCAGTAATGTCTTTTCCCCTTCTATCTCTTGTTCCTAGCTCCACTAGTTGATTGGTTACGTCTCCAAGATGTGGCAGTTCCTCACAAAATCATTGGAGTAGTTGACATACTTGCTCCAAAATGGGCGGAGATGCTCAAAGCCAATCTGTAGCCATGGTTTTGACTGGCCATTGTAGTGGATAACTGCAGCCTTCTTCACACTTTCGATATTGGTCTTATTCTGATAGCCCAAGCCAAGCATGTGCCATGATGGGTCAATCGGGTGAACATGACCTTTAAATGCAATCAAAGCAGGTGGTAGGGTTCCAAGCTTCCACATTGTCAGATTTGATTTCAGGTTCTAGTATAAAAAACCCcacaataagaataaaattgtgaCAAAGCATATGCTAATGATACAatcaaaaagaagagaaagaaatcaGAAAACACGTTTACAATTCTTTGCTCATTAAAAGTAAGTTCTAATATTAGTCCAAAACTTCTATaactgaaatttcaaatttcagtaaACAATTTAACATCCTACAAATAGACAATGCTAAcagatataaatgaataaatgacCATGATGAGATTTAGTTGTAGTAGAAAAAATTTGGCATGGATGCTCTAGCAGTTATGAATATTGAATTCTATTTCCTTAAATAACTCACTCAGCCATTCCACAATCCTCATTATGGCTTAAAACACAAATAAGGAGGGAGGTTAAGGTAAAGGAAATATTATAGTGAGAAATAAAGTAATCAAAACTTTACCTCTTTCAGCCAGAAATGGTAAGTTTCTCTTATATTCGTTTTCCTCCATGCACGAAGATCAAAGATATTCATCCCATAAGCCCACGCACATTCCTCAGGGTCCAAATTCTTTGCTACAAGGGGATGTGAAAAATTGAAGTAGTTTCTAAAGCGCTTAGACATTACCCACTCATCTTCGCCTCTACAAGTTTCCACAGCTCCATTAACCTTGCCCTTAAGATCAATTTCCCAAAGAGGAGACAAATCACGCTGGATTACAATATCATCATCTACAAAGACCACTTTGTCGAGGTGTGGAAAGAGCTGTTAAATACAAACAATTggcaaacaaaattaaaccatTTCACTCTCAATGCTACAAATTATGTGCACAAATTGTACGGACAGCAAACAATCCTTTTTCTGGTTACTTGATTAAATTACAAAGTCCCACCTAAATAAgcaaatatagaaaatattagatgttttaacaaattcaaaagcAATAGAGattgtaatattcttttccGATAATCTCCCTAATTATCCTACTCACTGTCATGTCAAATTTTGGTATacttttaaagaattttatgaGTATGAAAGACAGGAGAAGATTTTTGTATCCACATAAGAGACAAGAAACAGCTAATATTGCATCTACTTACCTCTGGTAAATATATGCGGAGATGGTTCAGTATAGATATGTACTTTGGGCTTCTAGCCTGTAATTTTGAAGCAAAATGTCGAGGAGTGGTATCACTGAGATTGGCTCCAGCAATGTGATTCCCATGGTAGTAATTCCTGATTCCATAATGGTTCTCAACAGCCTCAAGAACTGGAACATTCTCTCTTGTTAACCAATCAAACTGGTGAACACCTCTCACTTCAACAATAGCAGGGGAGACAGGGTTTAGTGCAAACCAAGAGTGCATACCCGCATAAGTTTTCTTGTCTGTGATTATGTGGAACACTATCTTTTCAGGTTTTAGAGATGACTGCACTGCAGAAGCAACAACAACTGAAGCAGCCAAAATATTATCAGTTGACAAGACGAAGTGGTGGTAAGAGTTGTCAGAAAGCAAAGGAAGGAGCTCCGGGGGAGGCAATTGTTTGCGTGCATGAGCATTAGAGGAATATTCATCAGTCAAACGCAGAGAAAGACAGTGGATGCCTTTAGGAATAGAACTTGCAGCAAAGTGCTTGTTCATCAGTTCTGCAAATTTAGATTCCCTGAtttctctttcaaatttctccatctgtgcataaacaataatatcagTCTAAACCAGTGCAGTAAATTTGTTCTAACTAAAATCATATTCACAATAAAGATAAGCATACAGACATTATATGACTacaactttaattatttatttatcagtCTCTTTCTTGATATAATAATAGCAAAGCACACAACATAACTGGTAAGGCTAAAATAAATGAGGACATACCAAAAAAGTTAATAGTTTAAAGACATCCTCATTCGTCACAACACACATGAAGGTTAAGAAATTCAAGGTGAAAATATTGTAGAGATAATTCTGATTTCCTACTTCCAGTTAATGATACAACATCCCTATTTTCcccatttattaaaataacacacCATCATAGTCCAAGAAACTTggacatttttttcttatgtaGGTCACTGGAGAGGGGTACGCACAGTGGAAGTCTTGGTTTACCAAGGAAACAGGCAATATGAGACAACATATGTTGTCCCTTCTGGCTTTCAAAGCTTAAATCCTAAAGAGAAATATCAGGAAATTAGGTCACAGATTGATCAAACAGCAGGTCTGATTGCCATAACAACACTCCTCTAATTGCTGCATGCTTTTTAAGAATTGTACTGTCCAGAAACAATTAAATTGCTTAACTGTTAATCTCTCAAACAGATGAGCAAGCAGTGGAGTTCATAGAAGCCTTAAGTTTCTCATCTAACTTAAATCCCAATATCACATACTCTGGACACTGGAAAATGCAGTCTTAATAATCAAGACATGTATCCTTATCCAAGCAAGATAACCAGGGtatcaaaaatgaaatgaagtAATCCCCCAGCCATTAATAAAAGAAACCCTCTTTCATTCTCTCTGACATTGGCATCAAACTATATATACTAAGTTGTGTTCATAAGATCTGAGTATCCTCAAAACGATTCAAACAAAGTATAAACATTACCTGCATCATGTCTTCATTTGAACCACAAATTTCATATCATAAGCACATAGTTCTAACACTATGGAGATGTGATAGTACATTGAAGGAGGATCGACAAGAGTAGGCATCAAATTTACAGAGAGAGAAACTGTAGTAACTGTATTAACTACAGTAGACATCAACAGAGCATATTTACCAGTACATTAATATTCTGTGGCCCAAATGCTTGCAATGTTTATTTGACTAAATGAAAATGCAGGGAGCTTTGTTTTCAATAGTAAATTCATAACTTAATTTAGATAACCAATTAAATTTCTACAAAATTGACACTGTGGTTATCAGAATCCAGCGCATTAAGGTAGGGGGCAAGTAGTAGCTTCatccttctttcttctccaaaaCACCTTTTTTTTCCCTGAATTTTCCTAAAGTTTATGAATACTGACAAAAATCtaaactatcaaaaatttaattctcaCCAACCCTCCTAAGACCAGGGATTAGAACCTCATTTGGTCTTGTTACAAAGCTTTGAATGAAGAAGGAAAAAGTGTAGATGAGATTATTTCTTGAAGCCTTAGTTTTCTTCACCCCATTCCTCTccacaaaatttttaaaaaaaaaaagcaaaagaaaaaaattagacagTGGACAAAAACAAAACTAGATCTTCAACATACCATTGCTCTCAACATGATAGCAAATGTCCTAGCATCATACTGACTGGTCTTCATGTCAGAAACAAGTTGACTAAAAGAATCTGGAAGCTTTACATCATTTGGGATTTCCTCGGCGTTAACTTGATTAAGAATCTTGTAGAACTCATTAACCAATTTCTGTTACATCATCACCAGCACAAAGTGTAACCAACttcattaaaaaacataaaaattgacAACAAACCAAAAATGAAGGATCAAAAGAACATGTTAAATGTAATTTGAGAAAAAGATAGAGACAGAGAGACAGAGGGAGAGACTTACCTCTGAATCATCAACCCGACCGAGAAACCTTGGTCCTAACCGTCTGCCCAAACAATCTGAAGCAGAGAAGAAAAGCACAGACAAAGAATCACAAACAGGTCAAGAACAAATAACTAAAAGCACTATAAATACTACCCCAGATCGCAATCTATTTTAGTAAAAGCAAACATCTAGTTACTACATACAGAAGTAACGATTTCACAATTTGTAATACCTGGAAATTACAGTTACAGCTGACACTATTTGAATGttgaacaagaaaaaataatacaagtaAAATTTAAACCCATCAATTGGGGAGGGTAtcttccaaaaaaaattaatcaaaagatACAATCGATAAACGAATTTCAAACAGTGCTTGTGGTAGGTCTCCAATCAATCTCTAATGTCAATTATAATCTAAACGAACAAAGGGTTGACTCAACTTAtttgaaatcaattaaattaattataacattGACAATGCAAACACTTAGATTGAGCCATAACCCCATAATTCTACTGATTCTAGCACTGGCAACCACTAGACAATATGAATTCACACTAGAAGGCCAATAAGTTGGTTTCAAAATCATTTCCTCTCCACATCAAATGTGGATTACATTAACTTAGATTCAGAATTTACTAAAGAAATCAATCCAAAACTCAGATCCTATAATGAAATCAAACTCCATAAAAAATCCAACCATTAACATCAATCCATTAGGtctaatcaattattaaaaatcccaaatttcaaatcttttaaAACGAACTAAtcaatgcaataaaaaaatggaatcaaacccataaataaaatgaaatgaatCAAGATCAAAGAAACATACCAAAAGAGGAGCACTTGTTGACACCTTCTAAAGTAACAAGAGCGGTAAGAATGAAGACAAAGGGCAACAAGAAAGCAAGAATAAGAATTGCATGAAAAAGGGTCCTATATGAGATGTGACGAGATGCGACCTTGATCTTCATAAAGTCAATGAAACCTCCTCCATTGCCATTAACACCGTTACTGCTACTTGATAATATTGTGATGCTTCTCATGCTAGGCGAAAAGTGAAGCTGCATCCTTGTCTATGCAGCCTCACCACCAcaccgccaccaccaccacaacaACAACCACCAACAGCCTCTTCTCTAACACAATTTAAGCAATCCAAATAACCTCGACACCAACAACAATAACTCAGACTCACACAACCCACCATCAGATCTTGATCTTTCCCCGAAAGTCGCCTTCTAGGTCTCCCTCAAATTTGGTCTTTTTCTCAAAGACCGCattgagtttttaaacaaacaACTCCACAACTCCACAACTCCGCCTCTCCGCCACTCTCTCTCgccaataataatattaataattgcaataaaaattcaaactttacaCTCAAAATTGAATCTCTTTCAATCAATTAATGAATGACTCACCCAGTTAGCCTTCTGGGTTTtcttgattttctcttcctttttctctccAAATCAATTAATCCATGAGGGAAGacgagaaaaaataaaataaaattgttaatttttttcgGTTATTTCTCATCGATGGACCCTCTGATctaatttcctttttctaatttttaattatttcaaatttaattaataaaataaataatgtcatatattaattaattttaaataattcatattttattaataaattaaaataaaaatttggtggTGGTGATGATGCCTGGACCTTGAGATTAGGAGGGAGTTTTTGAGGCTATATTTAGATtgtctttattattaattaattgtttgtcGAGCTTAGATTGGAGGGTAATTAGTTTTgtgcaaaatatttttaaacattaatatttCTAAGAATGTTGGTCAGGTCAGGGGAAAGATGGGATAGTCATTTGACCATAAAAATTTGGTCCTCTTCTTATCTCATCTTATGtaagaaaagaattttttgacaTGGTTGAAGATGAGAATAGAGATAA includes:
- the LOC123225832 gene encoding membrane-anchored ubiquitin-fold protein 1-like isoform X1, which gives rise to MAGVQDQLEIKFRLTDGSDIGPKSFPTATSVATLKESILAQWPKEKENGPRTVKDVKIISAGKILENNRTLGECQSPLCDIPGSVTTMHVIVQPPSQEKVCRFDTEKIAENCVLKMMRFQLLPSFLSLLWKHQCNIIMETAVTKN
- the LOC123225832 gene encoding membrane-anchored ubiquitin-fold protein 2-like isoform X2 — encoded protein: MAGVQDQLEIKFRLTDGSDIGPKSFPTATSVATLKESILAQWPKEKENGPRTVKDVKIISAGKILENNRTLGECQSPLCDIPGSVTTMHVIVQPPSQEKEKKEASQSKQNKCVCVIL
- the LOC123226508 gene encoding probable galacturonosyltransferase 14; amino-acid sequence: MQLHFSPSMRSITILSSSSNGVNGNGGGFIDFMKIKVASRHISYRTLFHAILILAFLLPFVFILTALVTLEGVNKCSSFDCLGRRLGPRFLGRVDDSEKLVNEFYKILNQVNAEEIPNDVKLPDSFSQLVSDMKTSQYDARTFAIMLRAMMEKFEREIRESKFAELMNKHFAASSIPKGIHCLSLRLTDEYSSNAHARKQLPPPELLPLLSDNSYHHFVLSTDNILAASVVVASAVQSSLKPEKIVFHIITDKKTYAGMHSWFALNPVSPAIVEVRGVHQFDWLTRENVPVLEAVENHYGIRNYYHGNHIAGANLSDTTPRHFASKLQARSPKYISILNHLRIYLPELFPHLDKVVFVDDDIVIQRDLSPLWEIDLKGKVNGAVETCRGEDEWVMSKRFRNYFNFSHPLVAKNLDPEECAWAYGMNIFDLRAWRKTNIRETYHFWLKENLKSNLTMWKLGTLPPALIAFKGHVHPIDPSWHMLGLGYQNKTNIESVKKAAVIHYNGQSKPWLQIGFEHLRPFWSKYVNYSNDFVRNCHILET